In Salinibacterium sp. NK8237, the following proteins share a genomic window:
- a CDS encoding SDR family oxidoreductase, whose amino-acid sequence MASTMFDLTGRIALVTGSSRGIGRVIAQALAVAGATIVLNGRDEERLAATHADFSSEFGADRVYARAFDVADAAAVATAIAEIEASIGAIGVLVNNAGIQHREPMLDLDVEDWNRVIATNLTSAFLVGREVARHMLERGEGKIINIASVQTDLARPTIGPYTVSKGGIRNLTRAMTAEWASGGLQINAIAPGYIHTEMTQALVDDDTFNNWILGRTPAGRWGTPADLGGPAVWLASSGSDYVNGQVIFIDGGMTVVV is encoded by the coding sequence GTGGCATCCACCATGTTTGACCTCACGGGGCGCATTGCGCTCGTTACCGGATCTAGTCGAGGAATCGGGCGAGTTATCGCTCAAGCCCTCGCCGTGGCCGGAGCAACGATCGTGCTGAACGGTCGCGACGAAGAGCGGCTCGCCGCCACTCACGCCGACTTCAGCTCCGAGTTTGGGGCCGACCGCGTTTACGCTCGCGCGTTTGACGTAGCGGATGCCGCAGCTGTCGCCACCGCAATTGCCGAGATCGAGGCATCCATCGGTGCGATTGGGGTGCTCGTGAACAACGCGGGCATCCAGCATCGCGAACCGATGCTCGACCTCGACGTGGAGGACTGGAACCGCGTCATCGCCACCAACCTCACGAGCGCCTTCCTCGTCGGTCGTGAAGTTGCCCGCCACATGCTGGAGCGTGGCGAGGGCAAGATCATCAACATTGCATCGGTGCAGACCGACCTTGCGCGCCCCACTATCGGGCCGTACACGGTGTCGAAGGGTGGCATCCGCAACCTCACTCGTGCCATGACGGCCGAGTGGGCCAGTGGCGGATTGCAGATAAATGCAATCGCTCCCGGTTACATTCACACCGAGATGACGCAGGCGCTCGTCGATGACGACACCTTCAACAACTGGATTCTGGGTCGCACGCCCGCTGGTCGTTGGGGCACTCCCGCCGACCTCGGTGGCCCGGCCGTGTGGCTGGCCTCGAGTGGCTCCGACTATGTCAACGGCCAAGTCATCTTCATTGATGGCGGCATGACGGTCGTCGTCTAA
- a CDS encoding putative quinol monooxygenase: MSQPVIVTAIFHIRPDSRDAVVEALRTALPLVHEEPGCELYAIHEAADGMLVMIEKWESEALLDAHGQSAAVAALVGEIGQYLTAEVAVTRMAPIPIGTTGKGAL; this comes from the coding sequence ATGAGTCAGCCAGTAATCGTTACCGCCATTTTTCACATCCGACCCGATAGCCGCGATGCGGTTGTCGAGGCACTTCGCACGGCACTTCCTTTGGTACATGAGGAGCCCGGTTGCGAGCTTTACGCCATTCACGAGGCTGCGGATGGCATGCTCGTCATGATCGAGAAGTGGGAGTCGGAAGCGCTCCTCGACGCTCACGGTCAAAGCGCGGCTGTCGCCGCTCTTGTTGGCGAGATCGGTCAGTACCTCACGGCTGAGGTTGCCGTGACGCGAATGGCACCCATCCCTATCGGGACCACGGGCAAGGGCGCGCTCTAA
- a CDS encoding pyridoxamine 5'-phosphate oxidase family protein translates to MSENLNDPVEELALETCWELLRTADLGRIAVSFQGEPEITPVNFIAVGERLLLRTSQGTKLLKLTINDRVAFETDFVGPHTAWSVVAKGTARVIESQDEIYEADQLPLRPLIPTLKYIWVEITPTEISGRRFLLGAEPERY, encoded by the coding sequence ATGAGCGAGAATCTGAATGACCCAGTTGAAGAACTAGCGCTGGAAACCTGTTGGGAATTGCTGCGCACTGCCGATCTAGGCAGGATCGCCGTCAGCTTTCAGGGGGAACCTGAGATCACCCCCGTCAATTTCATTGCGGTCGGCGAACGACTACTTTTACGTACGTCGCAGGGAACCAAACTGCTCAAGCTCACAATCAACGATCGTGTCGCCTTTGAGACAGACTTCGTGGGCCCGCACACAGCATGGAGTGTCGTCGCCAAAGGCACCGCGCGCGTCATCGAATCTCAGGATGAGATTTACGAAGCAGACCAGCTGCCGCTTCGGCCCCTCATCCCAACCCTTAAATACATTTGGGTCGAGATCACCCCCACAGAGATAAGCGGGCGACGTTTTCTCTTGGGCGCAGAGCCCGAGCGCTACTAG
- the uxaC gene encoding glucuronate isomerase — translation MTQLSLHPDRLFSSNPTERDIARRLYNEVSAAPIYSPHGHVEASMLLDNVPFPDPAALLITPDHYVTRLLHANGVELHELGLARNGVPSPASGRDIWRRFSENWNVFLGTPVMEWFEMELSHVFGVTDVPSAANADSIYDQLAAAIETDAMRPRALFDSFGIRVLATTDDPADDLAAHAALAADPTFTGHVLPTLRADVYMNPLAVGWKSKLDALSEASGIDCGTYHGLLTALRARREYFIAHGATATDTGVLDAGSDPLTPHDAERLHSAGLAGTLTADEATAYRRNMLYRFAEMSVDDGLVMQLHAGVIRNHHQPTFDAYGPDTGHDLPDRVSFTRPLEPILRDFGTDKTFHLVLFTVDESAFSREIAPLAGFYPAVYAGAPWWFLDSPAAMLRFRESVTETAGFAKTSGFIDDTRAFCSIPARHDMSRRVDASYLASLVAKHQLTEDSARDIAISLVSTRPITTFRLPE, via the coding sequence ATGACACAACTGTCCCTCCACCCCGATCGCCTTTTCTCCAGCAACCCCACAGAGCGAGACATAGCGCGCCGACTTTACAACGAAGTAAGTGCCGCACCGATCTACTCGCCACACGGCCATGTTGAAGCATCCATGCTGCTCGACAATGTTCCGTTTCCCGACCCCGCTGCCCTGCTCATCACGCCGGATCACTATGTGACTCGACTGCTGCACGCCAACGGCGTTGAACTCCATGAACTCGGTCTTGCGCGCAACGGCGTTCCCTCGCCAGCGAGCGGACGAGATATCTGGCGCCGCTTCAGCGAAAACTGGAACGTTTTTCTTGGCACTCCCGTCATGGAATGGTTCGAGATGGAGCTGAGCCACGTCTTCGGTGTCACTGATGTACCTTCGGCAGCGAATGCTGACAGCATCTATGACCAGCTTGCGGCCGCTATCGAGACCGACGCCATGCGACCACGTGCGCTCTTCGACAGCTTTGGGATCCGTGTGCTGGCGACGACAGATGATCCCGCCGACGATCTCGCCGCTCATGCCGCGCTTGCCGCAGACCCCACCTTTACCGGCCATGTGTTGCCCACTCTGCGGGCCGATGTCTACATGAATCCGCTTGCCGTCGGGTGGAAGTCGAAACTGGATGCACTTTCTGAGGCTTCAGGAATCGACTGCGGCACCTATCACGGGCTCCTCACGGCCCTGCGAGCACGGCGTGAGTACTTCATCGCCCATGGCGCAACAGCGACCGACACTGGAGTGCTCGATGCCGGGTCCGACCCCCTCACGCCGCACGACGCTGAGCGGCTTCACAGCGCTGGACTTGCTGGCACACTCACTGCCGACGAGGCAACTGCGTACCGCCGAAACATGCTCTACCGCTTTGCAGAAATGTCGGTCGACGACGGTCTTGTCATGCAGCTACATGCCGGAGTCATCCGCAACCATCACCAACCGACCTTCGACGCCTACGGCCCGGACACTGGTCACGACCTTCCTGATCGGGTTTCCTTCACCCGCCCGCTTGAGCCTATTTTGCGAGACTTCGGCACCGACAAAACGTTCCACTTGGTGTTGTTCACCGTGGATGAGTCCGCTTTCTCACGAGAGATCGCCCCGTTGGCCGGATTTTATCCCGCGGTGTACGCCGGGGCACCGTGGTGGTTTCTGGATAGCCCCGCCGCGATGCTCCGGTTCCGCGAATCGGTTACCGAAACCGCGGGTTTCGCGAAGACGTCAGGATTCATTGACGACACTCGTGCGTTTTGCTCGATCCCAGCACGGCACGACATGTCGCGACGCGTCGACGCGTCATACCTCGCCTCGTTAGTGGCAAAGCATCAACTCACAGAAGACTCGGCACGAGACATCGCTATAAGCCTGGTATCGACGCGCCCCATCACTACCTTCCGCTTGCCAGAGTGA
- a CDS encoding gluconokinase, with translation MTSQFPPLIVMGVSGSGKSTVGAALGEALGMQFIDGDDLHPRANKEKMAAGHALNDEDRAPWLEIIADRIGAELADGNPIIVACSSLKRSYRRILTAYAPSTVFVHLQGAREVIAERQSHRNHEYMPNSLLDSQFATLEPLQDDERAVLVDLTHTPDDIVRSIKKDLTDNYVG, from the coding sequence GTGACTTCACAATTTCCACCCCTCATCGTGATGGGTGTCTCAGGATCGGGTAAATCCACCGTTGGCGCTGCCCTAGGCGAAGCGCTTGGCATGCAGTTCATCGACGGTGACGATCTTCACCCCCGTGCTAATAAAGAGAAGATGGCTGCTGGCCACGCTCTGAACGACGAAGACCGCGCTCCGTGGCTCGAGATCATTGCCGACCGCATCGGCGCAGAACTCGCTGACGGAAACCCCATCATCGTCGCGTGCTCCTCGCTCAAGCGCTCCTATCGGCGCATCCTCACCGCGTATGCTCCCTCGACGGTCTTCGTGCACCTGCAGGGAGCCCGCGAAGTCATCGCTGAGCGCCAGTCGCACCGCAACCACGAGTACATGCCCAACAGCCTCCTCGACTCGCAGTTCGCCACGCTCGAACCGCTCCAGGACGATGAGCGCGCTGTGCTCGTCGACCTCACTCACACTCCGGATGACATCGTCCGGTCCATCAAAAAAGACCTCACCGACAATTACGTCGGCTGA
- a CDS encoding L-idonate 5-dehydrogenase, which produces MTPELPADTLAVVVHAQDDLRVDTIPLAQPAADEAVVQVAFGGVCGSDLHYWSHGAAGESILKAPMILGHEVVGTVVQQAADGTGPAVGAAVAVHPATPGGTEPRWPEDRPNLSPGCTYLGSAARFPHTEGAFAEFVTLPSRMLRALPSSLELREAALVEPASVAWHAVSRAGDVRGKRALVIGAGPIGALIVAVLKRAGASEIVAVDMFAGPLATAQAVGATSILHATDVDAVAAVDADIVFESSGSYRGLASAVRGATRGGRVVMVGLLPSGEQPALISLAITRELELVGSFRFNDEIDEVIAALADGSLFVEPIVTHEFAASDAQEAFAVAKDSEHSGKVLLRF; this is translated from the coding sequence ATGACACCCGAACTCCCCGCTGACACCCTCGCCGTTGTCGTTCACGCGCAAGACGATTTGCGGGTCGACACGATTCCGCTTGCGCAGCCCGCAGCGGATGAGGCTGTCGTGCAGGTTGCGTTCGGTGGCGTGTGTGGGTCTGACCTGCACTACTGGAGTCACGGCGCCGCAGGGGAGTCGATCCTCAAGGCCCCAATGATTTTGGGTCACGAAGTCGTGGGCACCGTCGTGCAGCAGGCCGCGGATGGAACGGGCCCAGCGGTCGGGGCGGCCGTGGCTGTGCATCCGGCAACTCCCGGTGGCACCGAGCCACGCTGGCCCGAAGACCGCCCTAATCTTTCTCCCGGCTGCACCTACCTCGGTAGTGCTGCGCGGTTCCCTCACACCGAGGGTGCTTTCGCCGAGTTCGTCACTCTGCCGAGTCGGATGCTGCGGGCACTGCCCAGCTCGCTAGAGCTACGCGAGGCCGCTCTTGTTGAGCCGGCGAGTGTGGCTTGGCACGCCGTCTCGCGTGCCGGAGATGTGCGCGGAAAGCGTGCTCTCGTGATCGGCGCAGGACCCATCGGAGCCCTCATCGTCGCCGTGCTCAAGCGTGCCGGTGCCAGCGAGATTGTGGCCGTCGACATGTTTGCCGGGCCGCTGGCCACAGCGCAAGCGGTTGGTGCGACATCCATTCTTCATGCCACCGATGTGGATGCCGTTGCCGCCGTTGATGCCGACATCGTCTTCGAGTCCTCGGGCAGCTATCGCGGTCTCGCCTCGGCGGTGCGCGGAGCAACCCGTGGCGGTCGCGTTGTCATGGTTGGCCTGCTGCCCTCGGGGGAGCAGCCCGCACTCATCTCGCTTGCCATCACGCGCGAGCTGGAGCTCGTCGGGTCGTTCCGTTTCAACGACGAGATCGACGAAGTAATTGCGGCGCTCGCCGACGGCTCTCTCTTCGTCGAGCCCATTGTCACGCACGAGTTCGCGGCATCCGATGCCCAAGAAGCATTCGCGGTGGCGAAGGACTCTGAGCACAGCGGCAAGGTGCTGCTGCGCTTCTAA
- a CDS encoding GntP family permease: MMTDLQLLWELPTWGLMLLAAGAIALLLVLIIVGRVHAFLSLIIVSLVTAIAAGIPTNQIIPTLTSGFGGTLASVALLVGLGAMLGRMLEMSGGAQVLADSLIRRFGEKRAPLALAVASLMMGFPIFFDAGLVVMLPIIFTVARRLGGSLLFYAFPAAVAFSVMHIFVPPHPGPVAATGLLGADVGLVLIFGLIVAIPTWYVVGYKFGTWTGKRFDIAIPDILFGSADDEKASQFKSNPKLGTILFLLLLPLVLIFMNTGLNALATAGVVDLENPLVQVLRLLGETPIALLITVVFAMWLLGWKRNKERTLIETIVDSALGPVSSIILITGAGGMFGGVLRASGIGASIATSLESIGMPLIVAGFVIAAIIRVAQGSATVALTTSAALIQPVVLADAGLNPVELAAIVLALAAGSVFAGHVNDSGFWLVSRFFGMDTQTTLRTWTVGQALIGVMGFAIAFVIFIIAGMF, translated from the coding sequence ATGATGACCGACCTCCAATTGCTGTGGGAGCTGCCCACATGGGGCTTGATGCTCCTCGCTGCGGGTGCCATTGCGCTCCTGCTTGTACTGATCATCGTGGGCCGCGTTCATGCGTTCCTCTCGCTGATCATCGTCAGCCTGGTGACCGCGATTGCCGCGGGTATCCCGACGAACCAGATAATCCCCACCCTCACCTCTGGCTTCGGTGGCACCCTCGCCAGCGTTGCTCTGCTGGTCGGTTTGGGAGCGATGCTCGGCCGAATGCTTGAGATGAGTGGTGGAGCACAAGTGCTCGCCGATTCGCTCATTCGCCGCTTCGGTGAAAAGCGTGCGCCTCTTGCTCTCGCAGTAGCGTCGCTCATGATGGGTTTCCCCATCTTCTTCGACGCCGGTCTTGTCGTGATGCTGCCGATCATCTTCACCGTTGCACGTCGCCTCGGCGGATCACTCCTGTTCTACGCGTTCCCCGCCGCCGTTGCCTTCTCGGTGATGCACATCTTCGTGCCGCCGCACCCCGGCCCCGTTGCCGCGACCGGTCTGCTCGGAGCTGACGTCGGACTCGTTCTGATCTTCGGCCTCATCGTCGCCATCCCCACTTGGTATGTCGTCGGTTACAAGTTCGGTACCTGGACAGGTAAGCGCTTCGACATCGCGATCCCCGACATCCTGTTCGGAAGCGCGGATGACGAAAAGGCATCACAGTTCAAGTCAAACCCCAAGCTCGGCACGATTCTCTTCCTCCTTCTCCTCCCTCTCGTGCTCATCTTCATGAACACCGGCCTCAACGCGCTCGCAACCGCTGGCGTCGTTGACCTTGAGAACCCGCTCGTGCAGGTGCTGCGCCTTCTTGGTGAAACTCCCATCGCTCTGCTAATCACCGTGGTCTTCGCGATGTGGTTGCTCGGTTGGAAGCGCAACAAAGAGCGCACGCTCATCGAGACCATCGTTGACAGCGCGCTCGGCCCGGTTAGCTCGATCATCCTCATCACCGGTGCCGGTGGAATGTTCGGTGGCGTACTGCGTGCCAGCGGAATCGGCGCCAGCATTGCAACGTCGCTCGAATCGATCGGTATGCCGCTCATCGTTGCCGGCTTCGTGATCGCCGCGATCATCCGCGTCGCCCAGGGTTCAGCAACGGTCGCGCTCACCACTTCGGCCGCGCTCATTCAGCCCGTCGTACTCGCTGACGCTGGCCTCAACCCGGTCGAACTTGCTGCCATCGTGCTCGCGCTCGCCGCCGGTTCGGTGTTTGCTGGTCACGTGAACGACTCTGGCTTCTGGTTGGTCAGCCGCTTCTTTGGCATGGACACCCAGACCACGCTTCGCACCTGGACGGTCGGTCAAGCACTGATTGGTGTCATGGGCTTCGCGATTGCGTTCGTCATCTTCATCATCGCCGGAATGTTCTAG
- a CDS encoding long-chain-fatty-acid--CoA ligase, protein MTALSDRPWLASYADGVPQEIPLPDGSLYDLVEASIAEYPRSVALEFFGKETTYAELGQQIDRAAEGLRLLGVQKGDRVALVLPNCPQHVAAFYAVLRLGAIVVEHNPLYTARELRHQFEDHGARVVIAWNNAVETLQDFPDDLALETIISVDVPRAMRLTTRALLRLPIAKARESRAALTTNVRGTITWHDLLKSDPIDAHIVRPVSDDLALIQYTSGTTGFPKGAMLTHLNLLTNAAQARAWVPAVPRGTSVVYAVLPMFHAYGLTLCLTFTTSIGARLVLFPKFDPDLVLAVVKKRPATFFPAVPPIYARLTAAADAAGVSLKGIEVAISGAMPLSATVVEPWEERTGGTLVEGYGLSETSPILIANPVGPTRRAGTVGLPLPNTEIRVVDPDNPTVDRALGEEGELIVRGPQVFSGYWGKPDETAEVFAPAIDDGKEWFRTGDIVTVDADGFVTIVDRIKELIITGGFNVAPSEVEEALRRHPSIADAAVVGLPSDHSGEDVAAAVVLAQGANLDQEVVRSFLREHLSAYKVPKTIVSVDDLPRSLIGKVLRREVRDELLADR, encoded by the coding sequence ATGACTGCGTTGTCCGACCGCCCGTGGCTTGCGAGCTATGCCGACGGTGTACCCCAAGAAATTCCGCTCCCCGACGGATCACTTTACGATCTGGTCGAGGCATCTATCGCTGAGTACCCACGCAGCGTCGCGCTGGAATTTTTTGGCAAAGAGACCACCTACGCCGAGCTCGGCCAACAAATCGACCGTGCTGCGGAAGGGCTTCGCCTCCTCGGCGTGCAGAAGGGTGATCGGGTTGCTCTCGTGCTGCCCAACTGCCCCCAACACGTTGCCGCTTTCTATGCGGTGTTGCGTCTCGGCGCGATCGTCGTCGAGCACAACCCGCTCTACACCGCGCGTGAGCTTCGTCACCAGTTCGAAGATCACGGTGCCCGCGTCGTTATCGCTTGGAACAATGCGGTAGAAACTCTGCAAGATTTTCCGGATGACCTCGCACTCGAGACCATCATTTCGGTCGATGTTCCCCGTGCGATGCGCCTCACGACTCGCGCGCTGCTGCGGCTGCCGATCGCGAAAGCGCGAGAATCACGCGCTGCGCTCACCACGAACGTGCGTGGAACGATCACGTGGCACGATCTGCTCAAGTCCGACCCGATCGACGCACACATCGTGCGCCCCGTGTCCGACGACCTCGCCCTCATTCAGTACACGAGCGGCACGACCGGCTTCCCTAAAGGCGCCATGCTCACCCACCTCAACCTGCTCACCAACGCTGCGCAGGCCCGTGCCTGGGTGCCGGCGGTGCCGCGGGGAACCTCCGTCGTTTATGCGGTGTTGCCGATGTTCCATGCCTACGGACTTACGCTCTGCTTGACGTTTACGACGAGCATCGGCGCGCGGCTCGTTCTGTTCCCTAAATTTGATCCTGACCTTGTGCTTGCGGTCGTGAAAAAGCGTCCCGCGACGTTCTTCCCCGCCGTCCCGCCGATTTACGCGCGACTCACTGCCGCAGCAGACGCTGCTGGTGTCTCGCTCAAAGGTATTGAGGTCGCCATTTCTGGTGCGATGCCGCTGTCGGCCACCGTCGTCGAGCCGTGGGAAGAACGCACCGGCGGCACGCTGGTTGAGGGCTACGGTCTTTCGGAGACCAGCCCGATCCTTATCGCCAACCCCGTCGGTCCCACGCGCCGCGCTGGCACCGTCGGATTGCCTTTGCCCAACACCGAAATCCGTGTCGTCGATCCGGACAACCCCACCGTTGATCGCGCGCTGGGGGAGGAGGGCGAGCTAATCGTTCGCGGCCCTCAGGTGTTCTCTGGTTACTGGGGCAAGCCTGACGAGACCGCTGAAGTCTTCGCGCCTGCGATCGACGACGGCAAAGAATGGTTCCGCACCGGCGATATCGTCACGGTGGATGCCGATGGTTTCGTCACCATCGTTGACCGCATCAAGGAACTCATCATCACGGGTGGATTCAACGTTGCTCCGAGTGAGGTTGAGGAAGCACTGCGCCGTCATCCGTCAATCGCGGATGCGGCCGTCGTCGGACTTCCCAGCGATCACAGCGGCGAAGATGTTGCTGCGGCCGTCGTTCTCGCTCAGGGCGCGAACCTTGACCAAGAGGTCGTGCGCAGCTTCCTGCGCGAGCATCTCTCGGCCTACAAGGTTCCCAAAACCATTGTGAGCGTCGACGATCTGCCGCGGTCGCTCATTGGCAAGGTCTTGCGTCGCGAGGTTCGCGACGAGCTCCTCGCCGACCGCTAG
- a CDS encoding FadR/GntR family transcriptional regulator, with protein sequence MSESLHARVLNDLGLSIVSGEISPDSTILAEQLEERYGVSRSVVREAVRVLQSLGMVASVKRVGMRVKPMSEWSLYDPLVIRWRLEQTENGRQLRSLTELRSAIEPQAAQLAALHASNEAAGELLALAARMRAVGRSGDLELFLELDIRFHSLVLAASGNEMFARLDRVIAEVLTGRTNRGLMPSTPHEEALQLHVDVADAIQGKRPDDAFASMERIMSRTIEEVEPIWAGEPRIFLD encoded by the coding sequence ATGTCCGAAAGCCTTCACGCACGCGTGCTTAATGATCTCGGGCTCAGTATCGTTTCGGGTGAGATCTCCCCCGACTCCACGATTCTTGCCGAACAGCTGGAAGAGCGTTACGGCGTCTCGCGCTCGGTTGTTCGCGAAGCGGTCCGCGTGCTGCAGTCCCTGGGGATGGTTGCTTCCGTGAAGCGGGTCGGGATGCGCGTCAAGCCGATGTCGGAGTGGAGTCTGTATGACCCGCTCGTCATTCGGTGGCGACTCGAACAGACCGAGAACGGGCGCCAGTTGCGCTCGCTCACCGAATTGCGCAGCGCTATCGAACCTCAGGCCGCGCAGCTTGCCGCGCTGCACGCCTCCAACGAGGCTGCCGGCGAACTGCTCGCTCTGGCCGCGCGCATGCGGGCCGTTGGCCGCTCAGGCGACCTCGAGCTGTTTCTGGAGCTCGACATCCGCTTTCACTCGCTCGTTCTTGCCGCGAGCGGCAACGAAATGTTTGCCCGCCTCGACCGAGTGATCGCCGAAGTACTGACCGGCCGCACGAATCGTGGCCTCATGCCGTCAACACCCCACGAAGAAGCGCTGCAGTTGCACGTAGACGTTGCCGATGCCATTCAAGGCAAGCGCCCCGACGACGCCTTCGCCTCGATGGAGCGCATCATGAGCCGCACGATCGAAGAAGTCGAACCCATCTGGGCTGGCGAGCCCCGCATCTTCCTCGATTAG
- the gndA gene encoding NADP-dependent phosphogluconate dehydrogenase has protein sequence MTAAEQASANIGVVGLAVMGSNLARNLASREGNTVAIYNRSYSKTETLLTEHPEAGFVPASTYEEFAASLSKPRTAIIMVQAGKGTDAVIDALTEAFEPGDIIVDGGNALFTDTIRREKAVRETGINFVGAGISGGEEGALLGPSIMPGGSAEAWDTLGPILKSIAAVAEGEPCVTHVGTDGAGHFVKMIHNGIEYADMQLIAEAYDLIRQGTGATPAEIADIFAEWNKGELESYLIEITAEVLRQVDAKTDKPLVDIILDQAGSKGTGVWTVQTALDLGVPVSGIAEAVFARAVSSKPAQRAAASALPGPSSIPEVADKAAFIEDVRQALYASKIIAYSQGFDAIVAGAEEYNWDIKKGEIAKIWRGGCIIRARFLNRITEAYAENPGLVALVTAPYFTEAMAGTQDSWRRVVGGAAAAGIPTPAFSSSLAYYDSLRAPRLPAALVQGQRDFFGAHTYKRVDMDGTFHTLWSGDRTEIEATDSH, from the coding sequence ATGACCGCTGCTGAGCAAGCATCCGCAAACATTGGCGTAGTAGGGCTCGCAGTTATGGGCTCCAACCTTGCCCGCAACCTCGCGAGCCGTGAGGGCAACACCGTTGCCATCTACAACCGCTCCTACTCGAAGACCGAGACCCTGCTCACCGAGCACCCCGAAGCTGGCTTCGTTCCGGCATCCACGTATGAAGAATTTGCGGCGTCGCTGTCGAAGCCACGCACCGCGATCATCATGGTGCAGGCAGGCAAGGGCACGGATGCCGTGATCGACGCTCTGACGGAAGCGTTCGAGCCAGGCGACATCATCGTCGACGGCGGCAACGCGCTCTTCACCGACACCATCCGTCGCGAGAAGGCAGTGCGCGAGACCGGCATCAACTTCGTCGGCGCTGGCATCTCTGGTGGCGAAGAGGGCGCACTGCTCGGCCCATCGATCATGCCCGGCGGTTCCGCTGAAGCCTGGGATACCCTCGGCCCGATCCTCAAGTCGATTGCCGCTGTTGCCGAAGGCGAGCCGTGCGTTACTCACGTCGGCACCGACGGCGCTGGTCACTTCGTCAAGATGATTCACAACGGCATCGAATACGCCGACATGCAGCTCATCGCTGAGGCTTACGACCTCATCCGCCAGGGCACCGGCGCAACCCCCGCCGAAATCGCTGACATCTTTGCCGAGTGGAACAAGGGCGAACTCGAGAGCTACCTCATCGAGATCACCGCCGAAGTTCTGCGTCAGGTTGATGCCAAGACCGACAAGCCGCTCGTGGACATCATCCTCGACCAGGCTGGTTCCAAGGGAACCGGCGTCTGGACAGTGCAAACCGCGCTCGACCTCGGAGTGCCCGTCTCCGGCATCGCCGAAGCAGTCTTCGCCCGCGCCGTCTCGTCGAAGCCCGCTCAGCGCGCGGCCGCCAGCGCCCTGCCCGGCCCGAGCTCGATTCCTGAGGTCGCAGACAAGGCCGCCTTCATCGAAGATGTTCGCCAAGCCCTTTACGCGTCGAAGATCATCGCGTACAGCCAAGGTTTCGACGCCATTGTCGCCGGCGCTGAAGAGTACAACTGGGACATCAAGAAGGGCGAGATCGCCAAGATCTGGCGCGGTGGTTGCATCATCCGTGCACGCTTCCTGAACCGCATCACCGAGGCCTACGCCGAGAACCCGGGCCTCGTGGCCCTCGTTACCGCGCCGTACTTCACCGAGGCGATGGCAGGCACGCAGGATTCCTGGCGTCGTGTTGTGGGTGGCGCTGCCGCTGCCGGCATCCCCACCCCGGCATTCTCCTCGTCGCTCGCCTACTACGACAGCCTTCGCGCACCGCGCCTTCCTGCCGCCCTTGTTCAGGGCCAGCGCGACTTCTTTGGTGCTCACACCTACAAGCGCGTTGACATGGATGGCACCTTCCACACCCTGTGGTCGGGCGATCGTACCGAGATTGAAGCGACCGACTCGCACTAA